A stretch of the Luteimonas sp. JM171 genome encodes the following:
- a CDS encoding PA0069 family radical SAM protein gives MRIRNKPHGPATEAVRGRGSASFVDGRFQKQQVRLEDDGWDSLHALAEEQAPRLETVVTAEQARTVVSRNQSPDIRFDQSVNPYRGCEHGCVYCFARPSHAYLDLSPGLDFETRLFAKTNAAERLRAELAKPSYRCSPIALGINTDGYQPIERDWGVTRQLLEVLAECRHPCSIVTKGALVTRDLDLLAPMAEQGLVSVYLSITTLDNRLSARMEPRAAAPHTRLATVHKLTEAGVPVGVLVAPVVPAITDSELEAILEAAREHGALSASYVLLRLPHELKEIWREWLQLHYPDRAAHVMSLVRQMRGGRDYDSAFGTRMRGQGPFADLIAARFARARRRLGFGPMPALDCSRFTPPRPDSPQGELF, from the coding sequence ATGCGCATCCGGAACAAACCCCATGGCCCGGCCACCGAAGCCGTCCGCGGGCGCGGCAGCGCATCGTTCGTGGACGGGCGGTTCCAGAAACAGCAGGTGCGGCTGGAAGATGACGGCTGGGACAGCCTGCATGCGCTGGCCGAAGAGCAGGCACCGCGGCTGGAAACCGTGGTCACGGCCGAGCAGGCGCGCACCGTGGTCAGCCGCAACCAGTCGCCGGACATCCGCTTCGACCAGTCGGTCAACCCGTACCGCGGCTGCGAGCACGGCTGCGTCTACTGTTTCGCCCGGCCCTCGCACGCCTACCTGGACCTGTCGCCCGGCTTGGATTTCGAGACCCGGCTGTTCGCCAAAACCAACGCCGCCGAGCGCCTGCGCGCCGAGCTGGCCAAACCTTCCTACCGCTGCTCGCCCATCGCCCTGGGCATCAACACCGACGGCTACCAGCCCATCGAGCGCGACTGGGGCGTGACCCGCCAGCTGCTGGAAGTGCTGGCCGAATGCCGTCACCCGTGCAGCATCGTCACCAAGGGCGCGCTGGTCACCCGCGACCTCGACCTGCTGGCGCCGATGGCCGAGCAGGGCCTGGTGAGCGTGTACCTGTCGATCACCACCCTGGACAACCGCCTCTCGGCGCGGATGGAGCCGCGCGCCGCCGCCCCGCACACGCGCCTGGCCACGGTGCACAAGCTCACCGAGGCCGGGGTGCCGGTGGGGGTGCTGGTGGCACCGGTGGTGCCGGCCATCACCGACAGCGAGCTGGAGGCCATCCTGGAGGCGGCCCGCGAACACGGCGCGCTCTCGGCCAGCTACGTGCTGCTGCGCCTGCCGCACGAGCTCAAGGAGATCTGGCGCGAATGGCTGCAGCTGCACTATCCGGACCGCGCCGCGCATGTGATGAGCCTGGTGCGGCAGATGCGTGGCGGCCGCGATTACGACAGCGCTTTCGGCACCCGCATGCGCGGCCAGGGGCCCTTCGCCGACCTCATCGCCGCGCGTTTTGCCCGCGCCCGGCGCCGGCTGGGCTTCGGCCCGATGCCCGCGCTTGACTGCTCCCGGTTCACGCCGCCGCGGCCCGATTCGCCGCAGGGCGAGCTGTTCTGA
- a CDS encoding 2OG-Fe(II) oxygenase encodes MPAADIDDFIHVVPGALDAQACASIVARMRESRELQPGRVGGGVFPELKHSRDLSLAGNAAWADVEQALNVAVYAGMLAYLRRWPQALVAPLMLQQPGPDGQLRRLEAEDFSSMDDARLGELARTCLRPGAINLQWYRDGEGGYPYWHCELYPRDPQCETLHRHLLWTVYLNDGFEEGETEFLFQRRKVAPRTGDLLIAPTAFTHTHRGNRPRGGDKFIATSWILFQRAERLFGSPTPNAAG; translated from the coding sequence ATGCCAGCAGCCGACATCGACGACTTCATCCATGTGGTGCCGGGGGCGCTTGACGCCCAGGCCTGCGCCAGCATCGTTGCGCGCATGCGCGAGAGCCGGGAACTGCAGCCCGGACGGGTGGGTGGGGGCGTATTTCCTGAGCTCAAGCACAGCAGGGACCTGTCGCTGGCGGGCAACGCCGCCTGGGCCGACGTGGAGCAGGCGCTCAACGTGGCCGTCTACGCCGGGATGCTCGCCTACCTGCGGCGCTGGCCGCAGGCGCTGGTGGCGCCGCTGATGCTGCAGCAGCCCGGCCCGGACGGCCAGCTGCGGCGGCTTGAGGCGGAAGATTTCAGTTCCATGGACGACGCCCGGCTGGGCGAGCTGGCGCGCACCTGCCTGCGCCCGGGCGCGATCAACCTGCAGTGGTACCGCGACGGCGAGGGCGGCTACCCGTACTGGCACTGCGAGCTGTATCCGCGCGATCCCCAGTGCGAGACCCTGCACCGGCACCTGCTGTGGACGGTGTACCTCAACGACGGGTTCGAGGAAGGCGAAACGGAATTCCTGTTCCAGCGCCGCAAGGTGGCGCCGCGCACCGGCGACCTCTTGATCGCGCCGACGGCCTTCACCCACACCCACCGCGGCAACCGCCCGCGCGGCGGCGACAAGTTCATCGCCACCAGCTGGATCCTGTTCCAGCGCGCCGAGCGCCTGTTCGGCAGCCCTACGCCGAACGCGGCTGGTTGA
- a CDS encoding sigma-54 dependent transcriptional regulator, producing MDSSHHDARRCVIWFGNPSPHEKKMLAAAGWELRVVDPRRSAKVGMRAGDKVVALLDLRGLGAGDVESLGQVVIDHAGLPMIALTPDSDIDQPGLHPVLQACGERVVCPFNPQQLAQALSSFDRRAPGADDDGGMVGRSGPMLDVRATLHRYAGVDLPVLITGETGTGKELAARALHELSDRRRGPFVAVNCGALPAGLIQAELFGHERGAFTGAASRRIGLFETANTGTIFLDEIGDLPTDAQANLLRVLQEGTLERLGNSQSLRVDVRVLAATHVDLEQAVERGRFRRDLYFRLDVLHLHLPPLRARGADVELLARRFLAEFRRQHLVTARGFDAGARRALRDYPWPGNVRELLNRVRRAAVIARQPLITAADLQLGVEAGESDECLDKARTQAEREAVLATLRETGFNISASARRLRVSRPTIYRLCRKHRLSLPDLR from the coding sequence ATGGACAGTTCACATCACGACGCGCGACGCTGCGTCATCTGGTTTGGAAATCCGTCCCCGCACGAGAAGAAGATGCTTGCCGCCGCCGGCTGGGAGCTGCGCGTGGTGGACCCGCGCCGCAGCGCGAAGGTGGGCATGCGCGCGGGCGACAAGGTGGTGGCGCTGCTTGACCTGCGCGGACTCGGGGCCGGGGACGTGGAGTCGCTGGGACAGGTGGTCATCGACCATGCCGGGCTGCCGATGATCGCGCTGACCCCGGACTCGGACATCGACCAGCCGGGCCTGCATCCGGTGCTGCAGGCCTGTGGCGAGCGGGTGGTGTGCCCGTTCAACCCGCAGCAGCTGGCGCAGGCGCTGTCGAGCTTCGACCGGCGCGCCCCCGGCGCGGACGACGATGGCGGCATGGTCGGCCGGAGCGGACCGATGCTCGACGTGCGCGCCACCCTGCACCGCTACGCCGGGGTGGACCTGCCGGTGCTGATCACCGGCGAAACCGGCACCGGCAAGGAGCTGGCGGCGCGCGCGCTGCACGAGCTCTCGGACCGGCGCCGCGGCCCCTTCGTGGCGGTCAACTGCGGCGCGCTGCCGGCCGGCCTGATCCAGGCCGAACTGTTCGGTCATGAGCGCGGCGCCTTCACCGGCGCCGCCAGCCGCCGCATCGGCCTGTTCGAGACCGCCAACACCGGCACCATCTTCCTGGACGAAATCGGCGACCTGCCGACGGACGCGCAGGCCAACCTGCTGCGGGTGCTGCAGGAAGGCACCCTGGAACGGCTGGGCAACAGCCAGTCGCTGCGGGTGGACGTGCGGGTGCTGGCCGCCACCCACGTGGACCTGGAACAGGCGGTCGAGCGGGGCCGTTTCCGGCGCGACCTGTATTTCCGCCTGGACGTGCTGCACCTGCACCTGCCGCCGCTGCGCGCGCGCGGGGCGGACGTGGAGCTGCTGGCGCGACGCTTCCTGGCCGAATTCCGCCGCCAGCACCTGGTGACCGCGCGCGGCTTTGATGCCGGCGCCCGCCGCGCCCTGCGCGACTACCCGTGGCCGGGCAACGTGCGCGAGCTGCTGAACCGGGTGCGCCGCGCCGCGGTGATCGCGCGCCAGCCGCTGATCACCGCCGCCGACCTGCAGCTGGGGGTGGAGGCGGGCGAGTCCGACGAATGCCTGGACAAGGCCCGCACCCAGGCCGAACGTGAGGCGGTGCTGGCCACGCTCCGCGAGACCGGGTTCAACATCAGCGCCAGCGCGCGCCGGCTGCGCGTCTCGCGCCCGACCATCTACCGGCTGTGCCGCAAGCACCGGCTGTCGCTGCCGGACCTGCGCTGA
- a CDS encoding C39 family peptidase, which translates to MLALAGGLAALAAPGAYAADIQFAGVLPNGAMFTKSVESMTESRFRHLVRQETDYSCGAAALATILRYAYRLDADEATVIEGMMMVSEPEIVRERGFSLLDIKNYVESLGMRGRGYRVDEERLRSLRVPAIVLMDVAGFRHFVVLKQVMGDTVEIGDPMLGNRSVPFDEFMEGWPSRAVFVVIGSDFDRNTVLLDPPSRPSAKALYARQGPLTDAELLDFGFTHADLF; encoded by the coding sequence ATGCTTGCGCTCGCCGGAGGCCTGGCCGCACTCGCCGCTCCAGGCGCGTACGCCGCGGACATCCAGTTCGCCGGCGTGCTGCCCAACGGGGCGATGTTCACCAAGTCGGTCGAGAGCATGACCGAGAGCCGGTTCCGGCACCTGGTGCGGCAGGAGACCGACTACAGCTGCGGGGCCGCGGCGCTCGCCACCATCCTGCGCTACGCCTATCGGCTCGACGCCGACGAGGCCACGGTGATCGAAGGGATGATGATGGTGTCCGAGCCGGAGATCGTCCGCGAGCGCGGCTTCTCCCTGCTCGACATCAAGAACTACGTGGAATCACTGGGCATGCGCGGGCGCGGCTACCGGGTGGACGAGGAGCGGCTGCGCAGCCTGCGGGTGCCCGCGATCGTGCTGATGGACGTGGCCGGGTTCCGCCACTTCGTGGTGCTCAAGCAGGTCATGGGCGACACCGTGGAGATCGGGGACCCGATGCTGGGCAACCGCAGCGTCCCGTTCGACGAATTCATGGAAGGGTGGCCGTCGCGGGCCGTGTTCGTCGTGATAGGCAGTGACTTCGACCGCAACACCGTGCTGCTTGATCCGCCTTCGCGCCCGAGCGCCAAGGCCCTGTATGCACGGCAGGGTCCGCTGACCGACGCCGAGCTGCTGGATTTCGGCTTCACCCACGCGGACCTGTTCTGA
- a CDS encoding response regulator — protein MNAGEILLVEDNPDDAELTRIAFAEASIPNPLVVVRDGAEALDYMFARGQWSHRDPAAQPALVLLDLNLPKLDGREVLQAIRGDARTRALPVVVLTTSVEPFDVEASYALGVNSYIRKPVDFEQFVSAVRQVVQYWLVLNQPRSA, from the coding sequence GTGAACGCCGGCGAGATCCTGCTGGTCGAGGACAACCCCGACGACGCCGAGCTGACCCGCATCGCCTTCGCCGAAGCCAGCATCCCCAACCCGCTGGTGGTGGTGCGCGATGGCGCCGAGGCGCTCGACTACATGTTTGCCCGCGGCCAGTGGTCGCACCGCGATCCCGCGGCCCAGCCGGCGCTGGTCCTGCTCGACCTCAACCTGCCCAAGCTCGACGGCCGCGAAGTGCTGCAGGCGATCCGCGGGGATGCCCGCACCCGCGCGCTGCCGGTGGTGGTGCTCACCACCAGCGTCGAGCCGTTCGACGTGGAGGCCAGCTACGCGCTGGGCGTGAACAGCTACATCCGCAAGCCCGTGGATTTCGAGCAGTTCGTGTCGGCGGTGCGGCAGGTGGTGCAGTACTGGCTGGTGCTCAACCAGCCGCGTTCGGCGTAG
- a CDS encoding transporter, with protein MRSGGNNQDQGRSQGAARPAVRAAPLTFALAAALACTAAPAIAQDARPAGEEPGGQGQAAAGEASASERAEMARMMQELAALKAAYSQEVRRLRELDMQMQALQARISGRAPAAPQPQQAAPQSAPAPAPAAQAPPAATAQAPAQAPPPDAGYASSAEDAERAREEEARSVSDVRQQQQALFNQRLVIDNGISYNRYDRKQLTLNGFLALDAIFLGNIAIENVESDTFTYNLALRWGVSPRLTLNLDVPWIWRRTVYQKGGAGGAAAVIAQSHTSGSGLGDVTASANYRLFTESSFLPEAVLTLGVTAPTGREPYGIPWRVLERDEDDFIRFAVPEEQPTGNGVWQASASLSAVKATEPAILFGNVGYTRSFAASFDDLDNNPATVNPGRVQLGQAFTLGAGVAFAFNERTSLSIAYNNRFNARARTRYDDGGEWTKLIGSDGNAATLSLGVTHALSPSATFVGMLGIGLTPDAPDFSLNFKVPYTL; from the coding sequence ATGCGTTCCGGGGGGAACAACCAGGACCAGGGTCGATCGCAGGGAGCGGCCCGGCCGGCTGTGCGCGCGGCACCGCTCACCTTCGCCCTGGCCGCCGCGCTGGCGTGCACCGCCGCGCCGGCGATCGCCCAGGACGCCCGGCCCGCGGGCGAGGAGCCGGGCGGGCAGGGACAAGCCGCCGCCGGTGAAGCGAGCGCCTCGGAGCGCGCCGAGATGGCCCGCATGATGCAGGAGCTGGCCGCGCTCAAGGCGGCCTATTCGCAGGAGGTCCGCCGGCTGCGCGAACTCGACATGCAGATGCAGGCGCTGCAGGCGCGCATCAGCGGGCGTGCCCCTGCGGCCCCGCAGCCGCAGCAGGCCGCACCCCAGTCCGCGCCGGCGCCAGCTCCCGCCGCCCAAGCGCCGCCGGCGGCCACTGCCCAGGCCCCGGCCCAGGCGCCGCCGCCCGACGCCGGCTATGCCAGCTCGGCCGAGGATGCCGAGCGCGCGCGCGAGGAGGAGGCGCGCAGCGTGTCCGACGTGCGCCAGCAGCAGCAGGCGCTGTTCAACCAGCGCCTGGTGATCGACAACGGCATCAGCTACAACCGCTACGATCGCAAGCAGCTCACCCTCAACGGCTTCCTTGCCCTGGATGCGATCTTCCTGGGCAACATCGCGATCGAGAACGTCGAGTCCGATACCTTCACCTATAACCTGGCGCTGCGCTGGGGCGTGTCCCCGCGCCTGACCCTGAACCTGGACGTGCCGTGGATCTGGCGGCGCACCGTGTACCAGAAGGGCGGCGCGGGCGGTGCGGCCGCCGTGATCGCGCAGTCCCATACCAGCGGCTCGGGCCTGGGCGACGTCACCGCCAGTGCCAACTACCGCCTGTTTACCGAAAGCAGCTTCCTGCCCGAGGCCGTGCTCACCCTTGGCGTGACCGCGCCCACGGGCCGCGAGCCGTATGGGATTCCCTGGCGCGTGCTCGAGCGCGACGAGGACGACTTCATCCGCTTCGCGGTGCCCGAGGAGCAGCCCACCGGCAACGGCGTGTGGCAGGCCTCGGCGAGCCTGTCGGCGGTCAAGGCCACCGAGCCGGCCATCCTGTTCGGGAACGTCGGCTATACGCGCTCGTTTGCCGCCAGCTTCGACGACCTGGACAACAACCCCGCCACGGTCAACCCGGGCAGGGTGCAGCTTGGCCAGGCGTTCACCCTTGGCGCGGGCGTGGCGTTCGCGTTCAACGAGCGCACCAGCCTGAGCATCGCCTACAACAACCGCTTCAACGCCCGCGCGCGTACCCGCTATGACGACGGCGGCGAGTGGACCAAGCTGATCGGCTCGGATGGCAATGCCGCCACCCTGAGCCTGGGCGTGACCCATGCGCTCAGCCCGAGCGCGACGTTCGTGGGGATGCTCGGCATCGGCCTGACGCCCGATGCGCCGGACTTCAGCCTCAACTTCAAGGTCCCCTACACCCTGTAA
- a CDS encoding ATP-binding protein, with protein sequence MSDSAPPTTPAGEGLAEVERALQSLRLQQQVLATGISHDLRAPLRAISAYSAILADQHAQGLSEEGRGYVRRIREAAARMDRLIEGLLQLSHASRAQLARQQVDLSLLAEWSLAEAQDAHPAVAVEASVQPGLEAVGDERQLKQLFGHLLDNALRYARDGQVRIEISGAREGDVSRVSVRDSGHGFEMRYAARIFEPFHRLRATEDGGGDGLGLAIAHEIVQRHGGRLWVESEPGRGSTFHVELPAPPPREAAA encoded by the coding sequence GTGTCAGACTCCGCGCCGCCGACAACGCCGGCCGGGGAGGGTCTGGCAGAGGTCGAGCGTGCGCTGCAATCGCTGCGCCTGCAGCAGCAGGTGCTTGCCACCGGCATCTCCCACGACCTGCGCGCGCCGCTGCGCGCGATCAGCGCCTATTCGGCGATCCTGGCCGACCAGCATGCCCAAGGGCTTTCGGAGGAAGGCCGCGGCTACGTGCGCCGCATCCGCGAGGCGGCGGCGCGCATGGACCGGCTCATCGAGGGCCTGCTGCAGCTCTCCCATGCCAGCCGCGCGCAGCTGGCCCGCCAGCAGGTCGACCTGAGCCTGCTGGCCGAGTGGAGCCTGGCCGAGGCGCAGGATGCGCACCCGGCGGTGGCGGTGGAAGCCAGCGTGCAGCCCGGCCTGGAGGCCGTGGGTGACGAGCGCCAGCTCAAGCAGCTGTTCGGCCACCTGCTCGACAACGCCCTGCGCTACGCGCGCGATGGCCAGGTCCGCATCGAGATCAGCGGCGCGCGCGAGGGTGATGTCTCGCGGGTGAGCGTGCGCGATTCCGGCCACGGATTCGAGATGCGCTATGCGGCGCGGATCTTCGAGCCCTTCCATCGCCTGCGCGCCACCGAGGACGGCGGCGGCGACGGGCTGGGCCTGGCGATTGCCCACGAGATCGTGCAGCGCCACGGTGGCCGCCTGTGGGTGGAGTCCGAGCCGGGCCGTGGCAGCACGTTCCACGTCGAGCTGCCGGCGCCGCCACCGCGGGAGGCCGCGGCGTGA
- a CDS encoding adhesin, whose amino-acid sequence MKGNLKITALAAAVASFAMGTAAAQVAPPDVTTAVDTDIYIWGDVEAVGEVAVGGEVNVGGDVNFDINYEQNDVVNRNVNLNDDRSYTEDINVAVNDTLNYTTNLTEDLSYSSDISEDLSYTSEINEDINYTADFAESHTLTTNESHNLETNEVSSNIVRNEYGRTDIRGERDEHGVSVQIDKSLSLSSDIAFSGDPTISGDIELDSAAIAVVDNRQSNTGNVGLNDMLTNDASAGDDTASGASGNLQFNIAAGDNNVQDNAAALAAADAGFSFGLADAEIFVNQYGSGNTTVNEGVTNSAAVSGAAFDGASGNIGVNIASGNNNMQKNAMTSSVATAAYAQASVSSNQVSSGNIVTNTGIVEEMTDSVDVALSGTISGSIEGSATGSYGGSSAGGYSGSGNSYQSSNFYADIWEGEEHPTGPAMGHADFDIESQGAVENPFQDGVGGLGFDNVESGSYEGSEQGELSFDELSFADLQASLAGTVSTTQWIIRDATNTAALSGSAFSGASGNIGVNLAAGAGNMQANSLSMAVAQPGNGEAPPPSNGNGGGNGE is encoded by the coding sequence ATGAAAGGCAATTTGAAGATCACGGCCCTTGCAGCCGCCGTCGCGAGCTTCGCGATGGGCACTGCCGCGGCGCAGGTGGCGCCGCCGGATGTCACCACCGCGGTCGACACCGACATCTACATCTGGGGCGATGTCGAAGCCGTGGGTGAAGTGGCGGTGGGCGGCGAGGTGAACGTTGGCGGCGACGTCAACTTCGACATCAACTACGAGCAGAACGACGTCGTCAACCGCAACGTCAACCTCAACGACGACCGCAGCTACACCGAAGACATCAACGTCGCGGTCAACGACACCCTCAACTACACGACCAACCTGACCGAGGACCTGAGCTACTCGTCCGACATCTCCGAGGACCTGAGCTACACGTCCGAGATCAACGAGGACATCAACTACACCGCCGACTTCGCCGAGAGCCATACGCTCACGACGAACGAATCGCACAACCTGGAGACCAACGAGGTCAGCTCCAACATCGTGCGCAACGAGTACGGCCGCACCGACATCCGGGGCGAGCGCGACGAGCACGGCGTGAGCGTGCAGATCGACAAGTCGCTGTCGCTGAGCTCGGACATCGCCTTCAGCGGCGACCCGACCATCAGCGGCGACATCGAGCTGGATTCGGCGGCGATCGCAGTGGTCGACAACCGCCAGTCCAACACCGGCAACGTTGGCCTGAACGACATGCTCACCAATGACGCGTCGGCCGGTGACGACACCGCTTCGGGCGCGTCGGGCAACCTCCAGTTCAACATCGCCGCCGGCGACAACAACGTGCAGGACAACGCCGCGGCGCTTGCCGCCGCCGACGCCGGCTTCTCCTTCGGCCTCGCCGATGCCGAGATCTTCGTCAACCAGTACGGCTCGGGCAACACCACCGTCAACGAGGGCGTGACCAACAGCGCCGCCGTTTCCGGTGCGGCCTTTGACGGCGCCTCGGGCAACATCGGCGTCAACATCGCGTCGGGCAACAACAACATGCAGAAGAACGCGATGACGTCCTCGGTTGCCACCGCCGCCTATGCGCAGGCCTCGGTGAGCTCCAACCAGGTGTCCTCCGGCAACATCGTGACCAACACCGGCATCGTCGAAGAGATGACCGATTCGGTCGACGTCGCCCTGAGCGGAACCATCAGCGGCAGCATCGAGGGTTCGGCCACCGGCAGCTACGGCGGTTCCTCGGCCGGCGGCTACTCGGGTTCGGGCAACTCGTACCAGAGCAGCAACTTCTACGCCGACATCTGGGAAGGCGAGGAGCACCCGACCGGGCCCGCCATGGGCCACGCCGACTTCGACATCGAGAGCCAGGGCGCGGTCGAGAACCCGTTCCAGGACGGCGTCGGCGGCCTGGGCTTCGACAACGTCGAGTCCGGCAGCTACGAGGGCAGCGAGCAGGGCGAACTGTCGTTCGACGAGCTCTCCTTCGCCGACCTGCAGGCCAGCCTAGCCGGCACCGTTTCCACCACCCAGTGGATCATCCGCGATGCGACCAACACCGCGGCCCTGTCCGGCAGCGCCTTCTCCGGCGCCTCGGGCAACATCGGTGTGAACCTGGCCGCCGGCGCCGGCAACATGCAGGCCAACAGCCTGTCCATGGCCGTCGCGCAGCCGGGTAACGGCGAAGCCCCGCCCCCGAGCAACGGTAACGGCGGCGGTAACGGTGAGTAA